One window of Vibrio atlanticus genomic DNA carries:
- a CDS encoding GNAT family N-acetyltransferase, translated as MEIQMRHLEITDNQDIFDIYRHPSVSENTSQKPFLSSDQVERLFGHSDHFTLVAEVSGKVVGHITLFMTTKVRDRHCAGLGIAIHPDAHGKGVGKALMKEAINQADNWLNLVRLELEVHADNHAAIALYERVGFQLEGTKRLSTFKGGKYIDMLLMSRIRPDYR; from the coding sequence TTGGAAATACAAATGAGACACCTTGAAATAACCGACAACCAAGATATTTTTGATATTTATCGTCATCCATCAGTATCAGAAAACACCTCACAAAAGCCTTTCCTAAGCTCAGATCAAGTGGAGCGATTGTTTGGTCATTCAGACCATTTTACTTTAGTCGCAGAAGTGTCAGGTAAAGTCGTCGGGCACATTACTTTATTCATGACGACTAAGGTGAGAGACCGACACTGTGCTGGCCTTGGAATTGCGATTCACCCTGATGCACACGGCAAAGGGGTTGGAAAGGCCTTAATGAAAGAAGCGATTAATCAGGCTGATAATTGGCTTAATCTTGTTCGTTTGGAGCTAGAGGTTCATGCAGATAACCATGCTGCGATTGCTTTGTATGAACGAGTGGGTTTTCAGTTAGAAGGCACTAAAAGGCTGAGTACATTCAAAGGCGGGAAATACATTGATATGTTGTTGATGTCGAGGATTAGACCTGATTATCGTTGA